Genomic DNA from Terriglobia bacterium:
TGAGCCGGCGTCCCGCGCGGATGGCAAGGTCGCGCGCCTGAGGATCCTTGAGTTCCCGGGCGGCGTAAAGGAGAAAAAGACCGGTGCCCGCACTTCCACTGATAATGTCGGTGGTGTCGCTCCACTCGATGCCTCGGCCCCGGTTCGCGGCATGATTACGAATCCAATCCACGCAGCGCCGGGCTGCCTCCTGAAACTTTCCATCTGAAGTGGCTCGGTAGGTTTCTGACAGCGCAAACCCGATTCCGGCGATCCCTTCGTACAAGCCGGCTCCATCTTCCTGGGGCAGCGCGGAAATGAGGTACTCCGCCCCCGCGCGTGCGCTTTCGAGATAGGAGCGATTTCCGGTCGAGCGGTAGGCTTCGAGGAAGAACAGCACCACACCTGGCATTCCGCTGTAAAGATCGGTCCGGACGGTCCCGGCATCGCGCGGATCGGACGGCCATGCGGTTCCTTTGTCCGTGCGGATTGCTGAAGAATCGAGCCAACGGGCGGCCTGGAGCGCGGCGTCAAAGTATGGTCTGCCGGCGCCCTGAGCCGCGACTGAGGCAAAAAGCACAACCGCCACAATCGCCTTTTTCATAAAGGGCTCCGGTGTGACCTGGTGGCCGGGAGGACCTCAAAACTCCTCGACCTGCCGCGGAAGGGTCGTGAGTGCTTTTCGCGCCCAGTCCGGATCGTCAAGCATGCCGCGGCCGATGCCAACCAGATCCGCGTGCCCGTCCCGGACGATTCGATCTGCGTGAGCCGGTTCCCGCACTCCGCCCGTGACGATAACGGGAACCTTGACTCCGGCTTTTATGGCTGCGGCGTATGGAACAAAATAGCCGGGATCTTTGCCGACTCCGCGCGAGCCCTGCAAACCACCCGATACATCGATGAGAGCAGCGCCGTTTTCTGCCAGCCGCACCGCCGCCCGGCAGGAATCCTCGAGCTCGAGCCCACCCGGCGTCTCATCATGCGCGCCCAGGCGGACAAACGCGGGAAACCCGCGTCCGGTGCGCCTTTGTACTTCACCGAGAACTTCGAGGTGCATCCTCAACCGGTTATCCACGTTCCCGCCGTATTCATCGGTGCGCCGGTTGGTCAGGGGTGAAAGGAACTCCGAGAGCAGGAAACCGTGAGCGGCGTGAATCTCCACTGCATCAAAACCTGCTTCTCGCGCGCGCAGCGCCGCCGAGCCGAATGCGGCCGCAATCTCCTGGATCTGGGATTTCGAAAGCCCCTCGGGGATCTCACCGTCGGGATCGTAAGGGTGGCGCATTGCCGAAGGGGCGACCGGCTTGAGGCCGCCCAGGGCACCGGGAGCCACGCGAGAGCCTGCGTGAGAGATCTGGAGTGCTGCGACAGCGCCTTCGCCCTTGATGGCGGCTGCCAGTCGATGCAGGCCCTCCATCATGTCGTCGGAGTATACCCCGATCTGGGTCGAAGAGTTCCTTCCTCTCGGGTGCACGAAAGAGTGCTCCACGATTATGAGCGCGCATCCGGCAGCGGCACGCACCCTGTGGTATTCGATGATTTTGTCGGTGACCCGCCCTTCGGGCGTAGCCTGCCCCGACCACATGGGCGGCATCACAATTCGGTTTCGCAGGGTCAGTCCGGAGAACGAGAGTGGCGTCAGAAGACTTGTCATGGCAATCATCGTGTACGGGCGTTTACATCCGATAACTTCGATTTCGACAAACCCGGCCCTTCCCTGCGGAAGGGAGGACTTCATCCTATACCAAAGTGGTGACGCCCGAACAGCCAAAACTCCTCGGTGGGATATATGGGAAGGCGGGTATTCGTGACACAGACCAATGATTCGAAACCGGGCCTCTATTTCTTGCGTGTCAGATCGAGGCTGCCGTACTCGCCGCTTTCCAAGGACCATGCCCCCATCAGCTTGTTGCCATCGACTTTGTCGTTAATAATATCGAGCTTGGCTTTGACTTGGACCTTGGTGCCGCCAATGATCATGGTGAATCCGAAGCTGAAGGTGTCTTCATCCTCGATCTTGAAATTCTCCAGAGCGACCTCTTTGGCCGTGGCTACCGTAATTGTGCCGGAATAGGAGTCGCCTGCTTTTTTCAAGACCAATGTTACGGGATCCACATCGGGCGTGTTCGGAAAATCCGTTTCACCCACCCAGGTTCCGCTGATGTCCGGAAACTGCTGGAAAATGGTCGCCGCTCCGAAGGCCGTGCACAACACTGTAAGCACGGTAAGCACCAAAACAGCCGCTCTCTTCATAGGACCCTCCGTAATGAACCGACGCTCTTGTTACTCCTAATAGGATACGCTATACCCTGAAAAATGCTTCAAAAAGAGCTTCGGATGAGAGATTCTTAATTGCGGCCATTCTCGTGCGGTGACGCGGGCAGTGCACGAACGCCTGCCCGTCTGATGTAAAGCGCAGGTATCACACAAAGGGGTGCTCTTGAAAAAGACTGCAGCTTGTTTCCTGCTCCTGATCGCGTCTCAGGTAATGGTTGCAGCCGGCATGAGCCAACGGTCGGCGCCAGTGACCCGCGCGGAGTGGATGTCTGCTTTGGAGGCGGTCGTTAAATCGGAGCAGGCCTTCGCGCAGGCGGCCGCGGAAAAAGGAACTCGGGATGCGTTTCTGGCCTTCCTGGCCGAAGATTCCGTGCTCTTTCGACCTCAGCCGGTGCCGGGAAGGAAGTGGCTGCTGGAGCACCCCCCTGCGCCCGGCAAGTTGAGCTGGCGGCCGGTCTTCGCCGATGTTTCCGCCGCAGGCGATCTGGGCTATACCACCGGACCTTACGAATTCCGGAAACAGGCTTCCGATACGGTTCCTGCCTCATACGGCAATTATTTTACGATCTGGCAAAAGCAGCCCGGCGGCGCCTGGAAGGTCTTGATCGACTACGGAACTCCTAATCCTCCCCCTTCCACGGCCGTGCCGGATTTCGACCCGAGGCAGGCAAGCCCTCCTTTAGCACAAAAGCCGGGTGTGAGCTCTGAAGGAGTGACCGACACATTGACCGCTCTGGATCGCAAGTTATCGATCATCAGCATGACTCGGGGCGCCGCGGCGTTGAACTCCTATATCGCCGAGGAAGCCAGGTTCCTGCGCGCGGAAAGGCAACCCGCGGTCGGCAGGAAGGAGGTTCGCGCCCTGATGCCGGCGGAGCCGGGGAGTTGGACATGGGAACCGATGAAATCCGGAGTCTCCAATTCCTGGGATCTCGGATATACCTATGGAACCTTCAAGCTTCACACCAAAAGAGCGGTGGATCAGACCGCCAAGTCCGGCTTTTACCTGCGAGTCTGGAAGAAGCAGCCGGTCGGCGACTGGAAGATAACAATCGATATCGTGAGCTTTTAGGAAAACCACGAGACTCTCCACGGGGTCACCTGTTTCTTCTGAGGCAACCGCCCGATCTCCTACGAAGGTGAGGCACGATCCCGCAACTCAGGAGACCTTCGGGAGGCTACATGTCACACTTCCTGAAGTCGCCCCAACATCCGACAAACAAATGAGATACCTGATGAAATCCTCGTTTTGGGAGTTCGTGTATTTCCCGGCGATGTCATTTTTCTCAACAAAATCGCTTTATTGCCGCCCGATTTATGCGAAAATCATCTATTTTGTGAGGAAGGTCCGCTCTTTCGTTCCCCGGAACGAGGCGAGGGAGTGTTTCCTCATGAGTTGTTGCTGACAAACAGCAAGGCGCGCATTCCAAGCGAAACGATCCGGATGCCCCTGGCGCTCGATCTTGATTTGTTTCTTGCACGCCGCAGGAGAAATGCGTATCCATTTGACTTGGCCTCTGCCCGGACGCAGAGGCTGATGTGACTGAAGGCTCCCGGAAAAATATGCACAAAGGACTTGATAAGGAAACTCTCGATTTGACCTTGCAGGCCATCGGCGACTTCACAGCCGCCCGCCTGCCGGAGAGCAAACTGCTCCAACTTGATGCCACGCATGAATTTCCCGCGGATGTTGTCCGGGACATGTGCGGTTCCGAGCTCGGAATACAGCTTCTCTTCATCCCTGAGGAGTTCGAGGGAATGGGAGGCGGCGCATTCGATGTTTACCGGATTTGCGAAGAGATGGCGCGCATCGACCTCGGTCTGGCCACCGGCGTGCTGGCTACGTTCCTGGGGAGCGATCCGATCATTTTCGGAGGAACGCACGAGCAGAAGAAAAAATGGCTGACCCGCATTGCCCGTGAGGGATTGCTCATGGCCTACGGCGCTACCGAGCCGGAGGCGGGGAGCGACCTTGGCGCCTTGCGCACGACCGCTACTCCGGTGCTGGCCGACAGCACGGTTGTCGGCTACAGGATCAACGGCAACAAACAATGGATCAGCAACGGCGGCGTTGCCGACCTTTACAGCGTGCTTGCCCTCACGCCGGGCGGGCCCAGTTGGTTTGTTGTCGAGAAGGGGACGCAAGGCTTGGGGCACGGCAAGCCCGAGGACAAACACGGCATCCGTTCCAGCAACACAGCCACGGTCTCTCTCGAGGATGTTTATGTGGATGCCGAACGTCTGTTGGGCAATCAGGAGGGAATGGGGCTCATCCAGGCTCAGCTGGTGTTCGGGTACACCCGCCTGATGGTGGCTGCTTTCGGTCTGGGTGCGGGCTGGTCGGCACTCGATCGCGCCATACCGTATTCCATGGGCCGCATTCAGGGAGGCACGCCGCTATCCGAAAAACAAGGGTACACCCATAAGCTCATCGTCCCCCACGTGGCGCGTCTGGAAGCCGCCCGTTCCTACATCGAGGAGACCGCGGAGCGCATTGACGGCGGCGGCAACCTGAACACGGAGGGGGCCATTTCCAAGTATCTGGCTACGGAAGCGGGCAATCTTGCCGCCGATGCCAGTATCCAGGCGCTTGGCGGTTATGGTTATACCAGGGAGTACGTCGTCGAAAAAATCAAGCGCGACGCGCGCATCACCACGATCTATGAGGGGACTTCCGAGATCATGGAGATGACCGTCTGCCGGGACCGCTGGCAGTCGCACCTGAAGACCCACGGCCAGTATTATCATGATGTGGCCCGTGGAGTCGAGGACCTGCAGGCGCAGCATCCGACGGTCGGAGCCGGAATTGCCGGACGCTGTCTCCACGCGCTTGCCGAGCTCCTGGAAACGGCGCGGATCCACAGACTGACGCGGCACCAACACGTCCTCTTCCGCCTGGGCGAGTTGATCTCCTATGCGGAGTGCGCCGGCAGCCTGGCCAGACGCGCGGCCCGTGCCTCGGCAGGCGGCTTGAATGAAAAGGGCAACACCCGCTTCAGCCCGGGGGCCCTCGCAGCAATGAGCCGGATCTTTGCCCGGGAGGCGTCGATCAAGCTGGCTTCCGAGGGGATGCGCTGGATCGTGGGTGCTGCGGGCCTGCAGGACAGGGAGGTTTCCGACCTCGAAAACAAAATGGACCTGCCTGCGCTCTACCGTGCGCAAGCCGGCCTCATTCAGGATATGGACCATGTTGCCGACGTTCTGTACGGGCGAACCTCTGCCTGAGACAACACTGGTTTTTTCCCAGGTGATCGGGGCGCTGGGGATTTGCACCGGAATTGGCTGATTTGTTCTGCAAGGATGTGGTCGGGACAATCCGGCAGGCTGACACTCCAGAAGATCACCCATCCCGACTGCAGCCGCCGATCCGGAAGAGGCCGAACTGCAGCAGCAATACATTAATGTCCGGAGGGAGTGGAACGTAATGAAGGTATCGGCACACAGAGCAGTCGCAATTGTCGGCGTGGGAGCGGTTCTGCCCGATGCGCCCAACGCGCGCAAATTCTGGCAGAACATCAAGGAAGGACGCTACAGCATCGCCGAGGTGCGACCAGACCGATGGAATCCGGAGCTCTATTATGACGCCGACCCCAAAGCCCCTGATAAGACCTATTCCAAGATCGGCGGCTGGGTGCGCGAATGGGAATGGGATCCCCTGAAGTGGCGCATGCCGATACCCCCTCGGGTCAGCGACGCCATGGATCTCACCCAGAAGTGGGCCATCGTGACGGTCCGTGAAGCGCTGGCTGATTACGGGTACCCCAACCGCCCCCTCGATGCGGAGCGGACCGCCGTCATTCTCGGCAACGCCATGGCCGGCGATGCCCACCTCTATTCGGCTGCACGCGTCCTGTTCTCGGACTATGCCCACGAACTGGCCCGCACGCCCGGATTTACGGTTTTGCCCGCCGATGCGCGCAAGGCGATCCTGGAACAACTGCGTGCGGCAATCGGCAGGCGGCTCCCCGAGATCACCGAGGACACGATGCCTGGAGAGCTTGCCAATATCATCGCCGGGCGCATCGCGGCACTCTACGATTTCAAGGGACCCAACTTTGTCGTGGACGCCGCCTGCGCTTCCGCGATGGCGGCTCTCAGCGCCGCCGTGGGTGGACTGGTGGAACGCGACTATGATGCGGTGCTGACAGGGGGCGTCGACGCCAACATGAGCCCCTCCACGTTCGTGAAGTTTTGCAAGATCGGCGCACTTTCTGCGACCGGGTCACGCCCGTATGCCTTCGGCGCCGATGGCTTCGTAATGGGTGAGGGAGCTGTGACTTTTCTGCTGAAAAGACTGGGCGATGCGGAGCGCGACGGAGACCGGATTTATGCTGTGATCCGTGGCCTGGGAGGGTCGAGCGACGGCAGAGGCAAAGGCATTACTGCACCCAACCCTATCGGCCAGAAACTCAGCGTCCGGCGCGCCTGGTACAACGCCGGTGTCAAGCCCTGTGCCGGAGGCCTGATGGAAGGTCATGGCACCTCAACTGTCGTGGGGGATGTTGTTGAAGTTCAGAGCCTGACTGATGCATTTGCAGAATTCGGTCTGCCTGCCGGCTCCGTTGCCCTTGGTTCGGTGAAGTCAAACATCGGTCACCTCAAAGGTGCCGCGGGCTCTGCCGGCATCCTGAAAGCGATGTTCGCGTTGCACGAGAAGATGCTGCCGCCGAGCGTCAATTTTCAGAGACCGAATCCGGATATCGACTTTTCCCGATCGCCCTTTTATGTCAACACACGCCTGAAGCCATGGGATGTCGACAAAGACGCCGTGCGCCAGGCCGGCGTGAGCGCCTTCGGTTTCGGCGGGACCAACTTCCACACGGTTTTGGAGGAGTACATCCCGGGCCGGATCG
This window encodes:
- a CDS encoding NADH:flavin oxidoreductase; translation: MTSLLTPLSFSGLTLRNRIVMPPMWSGQATPEGRVTDKIIEYHRVRAAAGCALIIVEHSFVHPRGRNSSTQIGVYSDDMMEGLHRLAAAIKGEGAVAALQISHAGSRVAPGALGGLKPVAPSAMRHPYDPDGEIPEGLSKSQIQEIAAAFGSAALRAREAGFDAVEIHAAHGFLLSEFLSPLTNRRTDEYGGNVDNRLRMHLEVLGEVQRRTGRGFPAFVRLGAHDETPGGLELEDSCRAAVRLAENGAALIDVSGGLQGSRGVGKDPGYFVPYAAAIKAGVKVPVIVTGGVREPAHADRIVRDGHADLVGIGRGMLDDPDWARKALTTLPRQVEEF
- a CDS encoding nuclear transport factor 2 family protein, whose protein sequence is MKKTAACFLLLIASQVMVAAGMSQRSAPVTRAEWMSALEAVVKSEQAFAQAAAEKGTRDAFLAFLAEDSVLFRPQPVPGRKWLLEHPPAPGKLSWRPVFADVSAAGDLGYTTGPYEFRKQASDTVPASYGNYFTIWQKQPGGAWKVLIDYGTPNPPPSTAVPDFDPRQASPPLAQKPGVSSEGVTDTLTALDRKLSIISMTRGAAALNSYIAEEARFLRAERQPAVGRKEVRALMPAEPGSWTWEPMKSGVSNSWDLGYTYGTFKLHTKRAVDQTAKSGFYLRVWKKQPVGDWKITIDIVSF
- a CDS encoding acyl-CoA dehydrogenase family protein; translation: MHKGLDKETLDLTLQAIGDFTAARLPESKLLQLDATHEFPADVVRDMCGSELGIQLLFIPEEFEGMGGGAFDVYRICEEMARIDLGLATGVLATFLGSDPIIFGGTHEQKKKWLTRIAREGLLMAYGATEPEAGSDLGALRTTATPVLADSTVVGYRINGNKQWISNGGVADLYSVLALTPGGPSWFVVEKGTQGLGHGKPEDKHGIRSSNTATVSLEDVYVDAERLLGNQEGMGLIQAQLVFGYTRLMVAAFGLGAGWSALDRAIPYSMGRIQGGTPLSEKQGYTHKLIVPHVARLEAARSYIEETAERIDGGGNLNTEGAISKYLATEAGNLAADASIQALGGYGYTREYVVEKIKRDARITTIYEGTSEIMEMTVCRDRWQSHLKTHGQYYHDVARGVEDLQAQHPTVGAGIAGRCLHALAELLETARIHRLTRHQHVLFRLGELISYAECAGSLARRAARASAGGLNEKGNTRFSPGALAAMSRIFAREASIKLASEGMRWIVGAAGLQDREVSDLENKMDLPALYRAQAGLIQDMDHVADVLYGRTSA